One segment of Pan paniscus chromosome 20, NHGRI_mPanPan1-v2.0_pri, whole genome shotgun sequence DNA contains the following:
- the LOC100978683 gene encoding small ribosomal subunit protein eS25-like, with the protein MPPKDDKKKKDAGKSAKKDKDPVNKSGAKAKKKKWSKGKVRDKLNNLVLFDKATYDKLCKEVPNYKLITPAVVSERLKIRGSLARAALQELLSKGLIKLVSKHRAQVIYTRNTKGGDASAAGEDA; encoded by the coding sequence ATGCCGCCCAAGGACGACAAGAAGAAGAAGGACGCTGGAAAGTCGGCCAAGAAAGACAAAGACCCAGTGAACAAATCCGGGGCCAAGGCCAAAAAGAAGAAGTGGTCCAAAGGCAAAGTTCGGGACAAGCTCAATAACTTAGTCTTGTTTGACAAAGCTACCTATGACAAACTCTGTAAGGAAGTTCCCAACTATAAACTTATAACCCCAGCTGTGGTCTCTGAGAGACTGAAGATTCGAGGCTCCCTGGCCAGGGCAGCCCTTCAGGAGCTCCTTAGTAAAGGACTTATCAAACTGGTTTCAAAGCACAGAGCTCAAGTAATTTACACCAGAAATACCAAGGGTGGAGATGCTTCAGCTGCTGGTGAAGATGCATGA